In the genome of Trypanosoma brucei gambiense DAL972 chromosome 11, complete sequence, the window CGCAACTGTACCCACCAATCCCAAGGTGTACTTTGATGTGAGCATTGCAGGTCAGGCAGCCGGCCGCATCACCTTTGAGCTCTTCGCTGACGCCGTACCAAAGACGGCGGAGAACTTCCGTGCGTTATGCACTGGTGAGAAGGGCTTCGGGTACGCCGGCAGCGGCTTTCATCGCATCATTCCGCAATTCATGTGCCAAGGTGGTGACTTCACTCGCCACAATGGCACAGGCGGCAAGTCCATCTATGGTGAAAAGTTCCCCGATGAAAGCTTCGCCGGAAAGGCGGGTAAACACTTCGGCGCTGGCACGCTTTCCATGGCCAACGCTGGCCCCAACACGAACGGTTCCCAGTTCTTCATTTGCACGGCTCCCACTCAGTGGCTTGACGGCAAACACGTCGTCTTCGGTCAGGTGCTTGAGGGCATGGACGTCGTCAAGGCAATGGAAGCTGTCGGGTCGCAAGGGGGAAGCACAAGCAAGCCCGTCAAGATTGACTCGTGCGGCCAACTATAAGAAGAGCACGTAGAGGCGTGCACATGCAACATGAAATTACGCTCCGATCCCACTgcttccccccctccccgtACTGATACACGCACAGACGAACACcgactaattttttttttccctcaagAAGTGCAAgttgaaaaggggaaaagcaaGCAGTAAAAGGGACAAAGGAGATTATTAAAAGCAGAggagcaaataaaaaaaaaaagaaatgaataagcaaaagaaaatctCTGGCTtccaaatgaaaaagggaagaagaaaacatatgGATCGTCATATTCTTTGAGGACGGTTTgctggagaaaagaagaaataaatgacAATTTCTTAtggttaaagaaaaagaagaagaaagaaacagaagataGAGAATTGTCATAAATAAGTGAAAGATGGGAGGGGACAAAGTAATTAAGTGGGAGTCATACTGCGGGGAGTACCACAAGGGGAAAAATGCTAGGGATGAAACGaaacaatcaaaaaaaaatgtatgagGGCAAACTCACCTTAACCCCTAAAGAAACTGATGCTAGTGTGCTATGTACTCCTTTCAACCTTATGTACCCCTTGTATTTGCGCTCTTctctattattttcttttttttttttacttgtgtATTTTGTGTCACCTGCACCTTCTGCGTCACGCCATATGGACGTCGTTATACAGCTCCTTTGTGCGCTCGGCAGCTATCGGTTTTTGAACCGCAACGAGCAACCAAAAAATAGGACTAACAAGAATTTGTACAAGCACTGAAGGGCAAAGTGCTTAGGTTAGATTGAGTGCATACACTCATCCAccaaggagggggaaaataattAACAAAGggtgaagaaacgaaaaggagagaaggagggaaagaagagcagTTAGTGTGTTAAGTGAAGAAAACAGattaaagaggaaaaatatttttgttttgtttgatttattATCCGTTCGCTGCTACAGTgtactttattattattattatttttattattggaAGTTGTTCAAACCTCAGAGGGTGTAACAACTTCACCGGGAACGGGCAATATGAAGAAACTCAGATCATTTCTTCCCTGGGTTTGTGGTGTCTCATGTGGTGCTGCGGTTCCCTGCCACTCGTCCCGATGCACGTCAACGCTCGCTAGCACCTCATGGCACGGCAGAGATTCGAATGCGCCTTCACACCGTCAACAAGCGTGCCTTTCATCAACTGAAAAGAGACTCCGACGCTCGGGCGAAAAGTTGGCGCGGCGTAGTACTTCCGCAGTGCTTATTAAAATAGCTGATCTCTCGTCAACGTTACCACCGCAGGGAATTCGGTGCTGCGAGGActtggagggggctccgctTAATACAGATGACCGGTTGCAGGTGTTGCTCAACACATGCATAAGTACCCCATCCGCTGAGTTGTATGAAGAATTAATAAGATCCAGTGCTGCACTCTACAGGAGCTCAGCCGCGCAGCACTGGGGTTTCTACGCCCGGGTGTTGGCAAACTATGGTGTGCAGTGCTTGGTAGATCAGAACACTGGGAAGGCAGTTGAGGTTCTCCGGAAAGCTATTGAAATAATTTCCTTCTTCGAGGCTGATACCGCTGTTCTACACCTCCGTGTCCTTCTGGCTAATGCTGCGGCGTGTGAGGGTCAGTACTTCGCTGCACTGTGTGAATACGAGTCGTGTCTTGCGGTGATGCGGGACTTTCCTGTGGAATCGTCACTGCGGCAACTCGTTTCTGGATCCGAGATGTATATGCCTCTTAGCCGAAGTTATATCAATGAAGACTACGATCGGTTCCTAGAGGATGAAGAGGTGGTCCTTCGTGCTTTGGGGCAGGGCCAAAAACAGGCGGATGCGTGTGTTGACAAAGCGGAGAAAGCCCGTGTCGCAATGACTATGGCTCGTTTGCAGCGAAGGCGAGGAGAGAAAGATGCAAGCCTGACGCTGTACACCTCGGCGCTTCGTATGTTGCTTGGTGCTCACAACCCAGATTTGGAGATCCAAGTACTGCATGATATTGGtcttctgttgtgttttgaGGTGCTAGACGTCACGCAGGGTCTACCGTACTTGCAAGCTGCAGCTGAGATGGCGTGCGACAGAGCACGCGTGGAGCTAAACAGCCCCAACTCTGACCAGGACGAGAGCGGACCGAGTCACAGCAGCTACCCACTGGTGCGTACAAATATGGAGAAGGGGCTGCGCGCTCGCCGTGCCGTGTTAGCCCTAGTCGACACAGCTGTTTGTTATGCAGAAAATGATGAGGTGGGGAAGTCGCTAGGGTTCTTTGAGGAGGCAAAGTCACTGATGACGGAATGTGGAATGCAAGAACACTCCGCGTGGATTTGTATGAAGTACGCGGACGCACTTTCCAGCGCCTCGCTCCTTGATGCAGCTATACGCATCTACATTGATGCCATGGACACAATTCGCCTTACGGAAATAAGTGGTGAGAAGATGCAGCTGGCATGTATGGGGATGGGAATGTATTTGACGCAGTCGGAAGTGGAAGGTCGTCTGGCACACTGTTTTCAAACCCGTGTAGGGGATTACCGGCGTGCTTGTGTGCATTACTGCCAAAGCATCCGACGGTGCGGGGTGGCGGTTCGCTGCCCATTCCAAGTTTCACAGGAAGGCAAAACACtggcggaggaggaaataGATCCAGAAACCTTGTGCTGGATGCTTGAGAAGTATGCCGACTGCTGTGTGCGTGTCGGAAACGTTAAGATTGCTAAGGAGGTTTTAGAGCACCGCGTGCGTGTGGAGCAAGGTGTGGGGACACCATGTGCTGCAGCACTGTTGCATCTTGCCGAATTAcactccaacgataacgttcCCAGAGCTATCGAGCTTTACACTCGCATTCTATCACTCCCCCAAGATGCAGTGGAACCGGATACACTGCTTCAGTCGGCGTACAATTTTATCGCAGTTTGCTACCAATCGAAGGACGAGGACTTTGAGGCGGGACTTTCTAACGTG includes:
- a CDS encoding cyclophilin a, whose protein sequence is MSYRPHHATVPTNPKVYFDVSIAGQAAGRITFELFADAVPKTAENFRALCTGEKGFGYAGSGFHRIIPQFMCQGGDFTRHNGTGGKSIYGEKFPDESFAGKAGKHFGAGTLSMANAGPNTNGSQFFICTAPTQWLDGKHVVFGQVLEGMDVVKAMEAVGSQGGSTSKPVKIDSCGQL